In Carassius auratus strain Wakin chromosome 36, ASM336829v1, whole genome shotgun sequence, the following are encoded in one genomic region:
- the LOC113055603 gene encoding immune-associated nucleotide-binding protein 8-like, whose protein sequence is MKFPHAMILVIPIDTSFSNGQKLIIKQYMATLGDDVWRHTIVLFTWGDRCKDISIEQHIESEGHALQWLVEKCRNRYHVFDNTDKKNRDQVTELLQKIDEMVAENSMFSLNTQCAEEENFHETNIQQDEEFSFNADKLLALMFHELKNRSEGIKRKLQELEMDVTGCIKDKSDQSMEYPIELKADEKLMEKVKREGSRWEAILMDGILNIQNPKRSCDENMSVNEKMSWWFQKYEEYSTSETSGYKTEQSDPVEHPQNLEESDNTTSDVG, encoded by the exons ATGAAATTCCCTCACGCCATGATCCTAGTGATTCCTATTGACACTTCATTCAGTAACGGACAGAAACTAATCATTAAACAGTACATGGCCACTCTAGGAGACGACGTCTGGAGACACACTATAGTTCTGTTCACGTGGGGCGACAGATGTAAAGACATCTCAATCGAGCAGCACATCGAGAGTGAAGGTCACGCTCTTCAGTGGCTGGTTGAGAAATGCAGGAACAGATATCACGTCTTTGACAACACAGACAAGAAGAATCGAGATCAAGTCACAGAGCTGCTCCAGAAGATTGATGAGATGGTGGCAGAAAACAGTATGTTCAGTCTCAACACTCAGTGTGCTGAAGAAGAAAACTTTCACGAGACTAATATACAACAAGATGAGGAATTTAGTTTTAACGCTGACAAGTTACTGGCGTTAATGTTCCATGAGCTGAAAAACAGGAGTGAAGGGATAAAAAGGAAGCTACAAGAATTAGAGATGGACGTCACTGGATGCATAAAAGACAAAAGTGATCAAAGCATGGAATATCCCATAGAAT TGAAAGCTGATGAGAAACTCATGGAGAAGGTAAAGAGAGAAGGAAGCAGATGGGAGGCAATTTTAATGGACGGGATATTGAACATTCAGAATCCTAAACGATCTTGTG ATGAAAATATGAGCGTCAATGAAAAGATGTCTTGGTGGTTTCAAAAATATGAGGAATACAGCACATCAGAAACTTCGGGATATAAAACAGAACAATCTGATCCAGTAGAACATCCACAGAATCTAGAGGAGTCAGATAATACTACATCTGATGTtggatga